From a single Andrena cerasifolii isolate SP2316 chromosome 8, iyAndCera1_principal, whole genome shotgun sequence genomic region:
- the LOC143372519 gene encoding 4-aminobutyrate aminotransferase, mitochondrial, with product MLCKGALYSVRKRPQPRQLHHVAKAPLPGEPAKPYTLTEIPGPRSEALLNEFSKIQQVGSIQYFADYQRSTGNYLADIDGNVFLDMSMQLATVPLGYNHRAILGTLACPGNQRIMANRPALGLFPGLEWPCKLQDTLLQPCVAPKGLPCVYTATCGASANEYAIQAAFIKYADRRRRGAGFTEEEKKSAPYNKPPGCPELSILSFKGGFHGRTFAALAMTHSKYTMKVDIPSLPWPIASFPRYLYPLDQHEKENKEEDARCLEEVEDIIEKWEKEMPVAGVIVEAIQCEGGDRHASPNFFHDLQAIVKKRSIPLILDEIQTGGGATGRMWAHEYFDLNMPPDIVTFSRKMQASGFYHSSEYMPALPYRLFNVWMGDPSKILILEGILHTIEAEDLLTHVCAVSNYLLCQLNTLQHEFPQLMSAVRGRGFIIAFDMSSKDMKNKLMHQIRSKGIQVGDCGTRSIQLRPSLIFGEYHADIFLETLRACLQELSES from the exons ATGTTGTGTAAAGGTGCTTTATATTCTGTTCGAAAGCGTCCACAACCTCGCC AACTCCATCATGTGGCGAAGGCACCGTTACCGGGAGAACCTGCGAAACCCTATACCCTTACCGAGATCCCCGGACCAAGATCAGAAGCTTTGCTCAATGAATTTTCCAAGATTCAG CAAGTAGGCTCCATTCAATATTTTGCAGACTACCAAAGGTCTACTGGAAATTATTTAGCAGATATTGACGGAAATGTTTTCTTAGATATGTCTATGCAACTCGCTACCGTTCCACTTGGATACAATCACCGGGCAATTCTTGGTACCCTGGCGTGCCCAGGAAATCAA CGGATAATGGCAAACAGGCCAGCGTTAGGATTATTCCCTGGTTTAGAATGGCCGTGTAAACTCCAAGATACACTGCTTCAACCTTGC GTAGCGCCAAAGGGATTGCCATGCGTTTACACAGCTACGTGTGGAGCTTCCGCAAATGAGTACGCTATACAGGCTGCATTTATTAAATACGCAGATAGACGTCGTCGAGGCGCAGGCTTTAcagaggaagaaaagaagagcgCACCATATAACAAACCACCTGGCTGCCCTGAATTATCCATTCTATCTTTCAAAG GAGGATTTCACGGTAGAACATTTGCTGCACTAGCGATGACACATTCTAAGTATACAATGAAAGTCGACATACCTTCCCTACCATGGCCAATAGCAAGCTTCCCACGTTACTTGTATCCGTTGGATCAACAcgagaaggaaaataaggaagaaGATGCACGATGCTTGGAAGAA GTGGAGGATATAATAGAAAAGTGGGAGAAGGAAATGCCAGTAGCTGGTGTCATAGTCGAAGCGATACAGTGCGAAGGAGGGGACAGGCATGCTTCGCCAAATTTCTTCCACGATTTACAGGCTATTGTTAAAAAA AGATCTATCCCCTTGATATTGGATGAAATACAAACGGGAGGTGGTGCGACAGGACGTATGTGGGCGCATGAATATTTCGACCTGAACATGCCCCCAGATATTGTCACGTTTAGTCGAAAAATGCAAGCGAGTGGTTTCTATCATTCCTCTGAATACAT GCCGGCCCTTCCGTACAGACTTTTTAATGTGTGGATGGGTGACCCGAGCAAAATATTAATACTGGAAGGGATACTGCATACTATCGAAGCGGAAGATCTATTAACCCATGTTTGCGCCGTCAGCAATTATCTACTTTGCCAGCTAAATACATTGCAGCATGAGTTTCCGCAACTTATGTCTGCTGTGCGAGGTAGAGGATTCATCATTGCGTTCGACATGTCATCTAAGGACATGAAGAATAAACTGATGCATCAGATACGTAGTAAAG GTATCCAGGTGGGAGACTGCGGGACAAGATCAATTCAATTACGGCCATCCTTAATATTTGGAGAATACCATGCTGATATCTTTTTGGAAACCCTTCGTGCCTGCTTGCAAGAACTCTCCGAGAGCTGA